Proteins from one Parvibaculum lavamentivorans DS-1 genomic window:
- a CDS encoding HipA domain-containing protein has protein sequence MSAAQPDILDVRLEAADIPLGHLARKDGGCRFAYTPDYLARTDAMPLSLSLPLREEPYGDVESRAFFDNLLQENDQLQQTMDRERIARDDIVGLLSFVGGDCAGAISCLPPGSGPVKVPGNLATDYDELPREELIDIMRRLADKLPLPDAIKDPSPVAGVQRKIALTEIAKGRFGLPKPGLRVPTTHILKVPERRLAREVLLEAVATRLAHAVGLEVAIPAEFKLDDEAGLLSLRFDRRIDVNSVTRIHQEDFCQALGLPARLKYERNGTAELRFAATAVSDLLGRTAAPARDKRSFMVSAFFNLAIGNNDNHAKNHALLYDTGPIPRLAPLYDLQPVRLTGRYTDELAFRIGAADRFDTVTAGDIAAFMAAFGPGTATAQRRFIEGEVGPMLAELDRQTAVLPSHGLKDFDDLIGREISQLADLLGLKLATRERDYFTEKGGGWGQLS, from the coding sequence ATGAGTGCCGCACAGCCCGACATTCTGGACGTGCGCTTGGAAGCCGCCGACATTCCACTCGGGCATCTGGCGCGCAAGGATGGCGGCTGCCGCTTCGCTTATACGCCAGACTATCTCGCGCGCACCGACGCCATGCCGCTCTCGTTGTCCCTGCCGCTGCGCGAGGAACCTTACGGCGATGTCGAGTCACGCGCCTTTTTCGACAACCTGCTACAGGAAAACGATCAGCTTCAGCAGACGATGGACCGCGAACGTATCGCCCGCGACGACATTGTCGGCCTGCTGAGTTTTGTCGGCGGCGACTGCGCGGGCGCGATCAGTTGCCTGCCGCCGGGAAGCGGCCCGGTCAAGGTTCCGGGTAACCTCGCCACGGATTACGACGAACTGCCGCGCGAGGAACTCATCGATATCATGCGCCGCCTCGCAGACAAGTTGCCCTTACCGGACGCCATAAAAGACCCGTCGCCGGTTGCAGGCGTGCAGCGCAAGATCGCGCTGACAGAAATCGCGAAGGGCCGTTTCGGCCTGCCGAAGCCCGGCCTGCGCGTGCCGACGACGCATATATTGAAGGTGCCGGAGCGCCGACTGGCACGCGAAGTGTTGCTGGAAGCCGTTGCCACGCGACTGGCGCATGCCGTGGGGCTCGAGGTCGCCATACCGGCGGAATTCAAACTCGACGACGAAGCCGGCTTGTTGAGCTTGCGCTTCGACCGCCGCATCGACGTCAATAGCGTGACGCGCATCCACCAGGAAGATTTCTGTCAGGCATTGGGCCTGCCTGCTCGCCTCAAATATGAGCGCAACGGAACGGCAGAATTGCGCTTCGCGGCCACCGCCGTTTCAGACCTGCTCGGCCGCACCGCCGCGCCGGCAAGAGACAAGCGCAGCTTCATGGTGTCGGCGTTTTTCAATCTCGCGATCGGCAATAACGACAATCACGCGAAGAACCATGCGCTGCTTTACGACACGGGGCCTATACCGCGCCTTGCGCCGCTTTACGACCTGCAACCCGTGCGGCTGACCGGGCGCTATACCGACGAGCTGGCCTTCAGGATCGGCGCCGCCGACCGCTTCGACACGGTGACGGCGGGCGACATCGCCGCTTTCATGGCGGCTTTCGGGCCGGGCACGGCGACGGCGCAGCGGCGCTTCATCGAGGGTGAAGTCGGGCCGATGCTGGCGGAGCTGGACAGGCAGACGGCTGTGCTGCCTTCGCATGGATTGAAGGATTTCGACGATCTGATCGGCCGCGAAATCTCGCAGCTTGCGGACCTGCTTGGGCTCAAGCTGGCGACCAGGGAGCGGGACTATTTCACGGAAAAGGGCGGCGGCTGGGGACAATTGAGCTGA
- a CDS encoding nuclear transport factor 2 family protein — translation MSNDEAANLAAANLAVVRRYAEAWEKGDLAAIVACYHDDFTLHYGGAHSLAGTHAGKPAALAALAEFSKRTGRKLVAILDVMAGQERAVVIAREHFDNGALIADVERVLVYRIADGLLRECWLHDADQPLIDRLLAVS, via the coding sequence ATGTCCAACGATGAAGCCGCCAATCTTGCAGCCGCCAACCTCGCCGTCGTCCGGCGTTATGCCGAGGCATGGGAGAAAGGCGACCTCGCGGCGATTGTCGCCTGCTATCACGACGATTTCACGCTCCACTACGGCGGCGCCCATTCGCTTGCCGGCACGCATGCGGGAAAGCCGGCCGCGCTCGCGGCGCTTGCCGAGTTCAGCAAGCGCACCGGCCGCAAGCTGGTCGCGATCCTCGACGTCATGGCCGGGCAGGAGCGTGCCGTCGTGATCGCGCGCGAGCATTTCGACAATGGCGCGCTCATCGCCGATGTCGAGCGCGTGCTCGTCTACCGGATCGCGGACGGGCTCTTGCGCGAATGCTGGCTCCACGATGCCGACCAGCCGCTGATCGACCGGCTTCTCGCGGTTTCGTGA
- a CDS encoding FkbM family methyltransferase: MTDIKASFLKRLNAVRHGEMSIVSHEGCRFLLSKRNRLDQKMMGGLNWERALRERAAAEIRDKKLNLFIDVGANLGLYAIDLNRRAGPIETIAFEPQPESHNQLCGNIFLNEFSDIVTARQAALSDENGEATMTVYADSTIHSQLGTGIRSDKRKFDRQITVPVIRFDDHYPIENRRVFIKMDVEGHEQRALEGMRNFLTRNKASLQIESGPSQYAPLAALLAGMGYRAEGESGMDRFFSNL; the protein is encoded by the coding sequence GTGACTGATATAAAAGCAAGTTTTCTGAAGCGGCTCAACGCTGTCCGGCATGGAGAGATGTCGATTGTCAGCCATGAGGGCTGCCGGTTCCTGCTCTCGAAAAGGAACCGGCTGGACCAGAAGATGATGGGCGGCCTGAACTGGGAACGCGCCCTGCGGGAGCGGGCGGCAGCCGAAATCCGGGACAAAAAGCTCAATCTTTTCATAGACGTAGGCGCCAATCTCGGCCTTTACGCTATCGACCTCAACCGCCGCGCCGGCCCGATCGAGACCATCGCCTTCGAGCCGCAGCCGGAGAGCCATAACCAGCTTTGCGGCAACATTTTCCTCAATGAATTCAGCGACATAGTGACCGCCCGCCAAGCCGCGCTGAGCGACGAGAATGGCGAAGCGACGATGACCGTTTATGCGGACAGCACCATCCATTCACAGCTCGGCACCGGGATAAGGAGCGACAAGAGAAAGTTCGACCGCCAGATTACGGTCCCCGTGATCCGCTTCGACGACCACTATCCCATTGAAAACAGAAGAGTTTTTATCAAGATGGATGTCGAGGGCCACGAGCAGCGGGCGCTTGAAGGCATGCGGAATTTCCTGACGCGCAACAAGGCCAGCCTGCAAATCGAGTCAGGACCGTCTCAGTATGCGCCCCTGGCGGCCCTGCTGGCCGGAATGGGCTACCGGGCCGAAGGCGAAAGCGGCATGGACCGCTTTTTCAGCAACCTGTAA
- a CDS encoding DUF6476 family protein — translation MAEDTTSQREAPQSVAAGGPDLRKLKRAMAIMSAVLVLSFMVVIAAFVWRLSGSGSREAALPSGDQFGVSRIAVAPGETVRSVTLDEERIAVHVGSDGAEAIIIINVKTGEELGRILLTPMSGFAARE, via the coding sequence ATGGCCGAGGATACAACATCGCAGCGCGAAGCGCCGCAATCCGTCGCAGCCGGCGGGCCGGACCTTCGCAAGCTGAAGCGCGCCATGGCCATCATGTCGGCTGTGCTGGTGCTGAGCTTCATGGTCGTCATCGCCGCCTTTGTCTGGCGGCTCAGCGGTTCGGGCAGCCGCGAGGCGGCGCTGCCCTCGGGCGACCAATTCGGCGTCTCGCGCATCGCCGTCGCGCCGGGCGAGACCGTCCGCTCCGTCACGCTCGATGAAGAGCGCATCGCCGTCCATGTCGGCAGCGACGGCGCCGAGGCCATCATCATCATCAATGTGAAGACCGGCGAAGAGCTCGGCCGCATCCTCCTCACCCCCATGTCCGGCTTCGCCGCGCGGGAGTAG
- the msrA gene encoding peptide-methionine (S)-S-oxide reductase MsrA encodes MFNLRKKTEMPAPGEALPGRDFAIPTASRHFVNGADLKGPYPEGSETAIFGLGCFWGAERKFWELPGVHVTAVGYAGGYSPNPTYEEVCSGRTGHNEVVLVVYDPKKVSYEALLKTFWESHNPTQGMRQGNDVGTQYRSGIYVTSPAQREAAESSRAAYEAELRKQGYDVITTEILDAPEFYFAEDYHQQYLAKNPAGYCGLGGTGVSCPIGTGVNAA; translated from the coding sequence ATGTTCAATCTCCGCAAGAAGACCGAAATGCCCGCGCCCGGCGAGGCGCTTCCCGGCCGCGATTTCGCGATCCCGACCGCGTCGCGCCATTTCGTCAACGGCGCGGACCTCAAGGGCCCCTATCCCGAAGGCAGCGAAACGGCGATCTTCGGCCTTGGCTGCTTCTGGGGCGCGGAACGGAAATTCTGGGAGTTGCCCGGCGTCCATGTGACGGCGGTGGGCTATGCCGGCGGCTATTCGCCGAACCCCACCTATGAGGAAGTCTGTTCCGGGCGCACCGGCCACAACGAAGTCGTGCTCGTCGTCTACGATCCGAAGAAGGTGAGCTACGAGGCGCTGCTGAAGACCTTCTGGGAAAGCCACAACCCGACGCAAGGCATGCGCCAGGGCAATGATGTCGGCACGCAATACCGCTCCGGCATCTATGTGACGAGCCCCGCCCAGCGCGAAGCCGCGGAAAGCTCCCGGGCCGCCTATGAGGCCGAGCTCCGCAAGCAGGGCTATGACGTCATCACGACGGAAATCCTCGACGCGCCGGAATTCTATTTCGCCGAGGACTACCACCAGCAATATCTCGCGAAAAACCCCGCCGGCTATTGCGGCCTCGGCGGCACCGGCGTTTCGTGCCCGATAGGCACCGGCGTCAACGCGGCCTAG
- a CDS encoding MAPEG family protein yields the protein MMNFAYPLTGLVMLITLAVYFWMAYKVGKARAAHNISAPRTDGPDDFLRVMRVHGNTTEGLLIFLPALWLFALIFGDMWAALVGVIYPIGRVVYARGYYAEALKRSTGFTIGLLSTAVLWLGALAALAIQVVTAYI from the coding sequence ATGATGAATTTCGCATATCCGCTGACCGGCCTGGTCATGCTGATCACGCTGGCTGTCTATTTCTGGATGGCCTACAAAGTCGGTAAGGCACGGGCAGCACACAATATTTCCGCCCCGCGCACGGATGGCCCCGATGATTTTCTGCGCGTCATGCGCGTGCATGGCAACACGACCGAGGGGCTGCTGATCTTCCTGCCGGCGCTCTGGCTCTTCGCGCTGATCTTCGGCGACATGTGGGCGGCACTGGTCGGCGTGATTTATCCAATCGGCAGAGTGGTTTACGCCCGCGGCTATTATGCCGAGGCGCTGAAGCGCTCGACCGGCTTCACCATCGGCCTGCTGTCGACGGCGGTGCTGTGGCTCGGCGCGCTGGCCGCCCTCGCCATTCAGGTTGTTACCGCCTATATCTGA
- a CDS encoding AI-2E family transporter has protein sequence MPETDAERGTEAAGGFTPGRRARIMRAETALAILAVLAILYTAYLAQNLVAPITAAVVGSFIFMPLMRAAPLRFLPDALSASIIVATLIGALAGSVYLLAEPAAEWTARIPAAIEEFEEKSRELSEPMAAMRRASKQVEEMTRADDAPREVVVRDEGLVAQAMEVAGQKGASILIFIVLLYFLLATGELLRDRIIRSAKRLTDKERARRILRSIEREISTYLFSISLINAGLGVAIGLSMWAIGLPNALLWGFAAALLNFIPYAGALAGMALTGFVAFMTFDSVGHALLAPAAYFLCNLIESQFVTPSVLGRRHTLNAAVVFISIVFWGWMWGVIGAVLAVPILVILNTCFAQVEGLRKFSLFIDGSAKPNGPTLPD, from the coding sequence GTGCCGGAGACTGACGCCGAACGCGGCACGGAAGCGGCGGGCGGATTCACGCCGGGACGCCGCGCGCGCATCATGCGGGCGGAAACGGCGCTGGCGATCCTCGCCGTGCTCGCCATCCTCTATACGGCCTATCTCGCGCAGAACCTCGTCGCGCCGATTACGGCGGCGGTGGTCGGCAGTTTCATCTTCATGCCGCTGATGCGGGCGGCGCCCTTGCGCTTCCTGCCCGACGCGCTTTCCGCCTCGATCATCGTGGCGACACTGATCGGCGCGCTGGCGGGATCGGTCTATCTTCTGGCGGAACCGGCGGCCGAATGGACGGCGCGTATTCCCGCCGCAATCGAGGAGTTCGAGGAGAAGTCGCGCGAGCTCTCCGAGCCGATGGCGGCGATGCGGCGCGCCTCGAAGCAGGTCGAGGAAATGACGCGGGCGGACGATGCACCGCGCGAGGTCGTGGTGCGGGACGAAGGGCTTGTCGCGCAGGCGATGGAAGTGGCCGGGCAGAAGGGCGCCTCGATCCTCATCTTCATCGTGCTGCTCTATTTCCTGCTGGCGACCGGCGAACTCCTGCGCGACCGCATCATCCGCTCGGCCAAGCGGCTGACCGACAAGGAGCGCGCGCGGCGCATCCTCAGAAGCATCGAGCGCGAAATCTCGACCTATCTGTTCTCGATCAGCCTCATCAATGCGGGGCTCGGCGTCGCCATCGGCCTTTCCATGTGGGCAATCGGGCTGCCCAACGCGCTGCTCTGGGGCTTCGCCGCCGCGCTCTTGAACTTCATTCCCTATGCGGGCGCGCTGGCCGGCATGGCGCTGACGGGCTTCGTCGCCTTCATGACCTTCGACAGCGTCGGCCATGCCCTGCTCGCGCCCGCCGCCTATTTCCTCTGCAACCTCATCGAGTCGCAATTCGTGACGCCGTCGGTGCTCGGCCGGCGGCATACGCTGAACGCGGCGGTGGTCTTCATCTCCATCGTCTTCTGGGGCTGGATGTGGGGCGTCATCGGCGCGGTGCTGGCGGTGCCGATCCTCGTCATCCTCAACACCTGCTTCGCGCAGGTGGAAGGCCTGCGGAAATTCTCGCTCTTCATCGACGGCAGCGCCAAGCCAAACGGCCCGACGCTGCCGGATTAA
- a CDS encoding DNA-binding protein encodes MLTRDASQTIVERIRRDPAFARGALTEAATVFLGGEPEVARLMLRDIVNGTLGFEELSALTGIPPKSLHRMLSSRGNPSMDNLAAIFEAMTGHLKVDVEARAKKKAT; translated from the coding sequence ATGCTGACCCGTGACGCAAGCCAAACCATTGTCGAGCGCATCCGCCGCGACCCCGCTTTCGCGCGCGGGGCGCTGACGGAAGCGGCGACTGTCTTTCTCGGCGGCGAACCGGAAGTCGCGCGTCTGATGCTGCGGGATATCGTGAACGGCACGCTCGGCTTCGAGGAGCTTTCCGCACTTACCGGCATACCGCCGAAAAGCCTTCACCGCATGTTGTCGAGCCGGGGCAACCCAAGCATGGACAATCTCGCCGCAATCTTCGAGGCGATGACGGGACACCTGAAGGTCGATGTGGAGGCACGAGCGAAGAAGAAGGCGACATAA
- a CDS encoding helix-turn-helix transcriptional regulator produces MTSRGRKTGRAGLLDDLAVTSVATASPAPLAELLAPLATSTSPKPETPIQSFRNLGDLVRTARITKDLSQQELADMAGVGRRFVSELENGKATLEIGRVLKVCQALGVDLVARKR; encoded by the coding sequence ATGACAAGCCGCGGCAGGAAGACCGGGAGAGCAGGATTGCTGGACGACCTCGCCGTTACAAGCGTGGCGACCGCCTCCCCCGCCCCCTTGGCCGAACTCCTGGCCCCGCTGGCAACGTCCACAAGCCCGAAGCCCGAAACCCCAATCCAGTCGTTCAGGAATCTTGGCGATCTCGTCAGAACCGCCCGCATCACCAAAGACCTCTCCCAGCAAGAACTGGCCGACATGGCGGGTGTGGGCCGGCGTTTCGTGTCGGAACTGGAAAACGGCAAGGCGACGCTCGAAATAGGACGTGTACTGAAGGTGTGTCAGGCGCTCGGCGTCGACCTTGTGGCGCGCAAGCGATGA
- a CDS encoding RluA family pseudouridine synthase, which produces MMSIAPETLNESPRAEAETRAVTVTAEDAGARLDKYLTEALGDKGEGDAPATLSRARMRQLIEQGQVSREEKAGAPKLLTDPSYRVKAGERLSVSVPPPTPAKPAGQAIPLEIVYEDADLIVVMKPAGLVVHPAPGNPDMTLVNALVAHCGETLSGIGGEKRPGIVHRLDKETSGLMVVAKTDRAHQGLSAQFAAHGRDGKLTRAYTALTWGVPQTRKGTVDANIARSSHNRSKMATVRDRGEETGGRIAITHYTVKTDYADGLVAEVECRLETGRTHQIRVHMTALGHPLLGDATYGTGMKSRKSKLSPEAQAALERLNRQALHAHHLGFEHPVAGEKMSFDAPLPEDMQELVRALEGVRDGLRSK; this is translated from the coding sequence ATGATGTCGATCGCTCCTGAAACGCTGAATGAAAGCCCCCGCGCCGAAGCGGAGACGCGCGCCGTGACTGTAACGGCGGAGGATGCGGGCGCGCGGCTCGACAAGTATCTCACGGAGGCGCTGGGGGACAAGGGCGAAGGCGACGCGCCCGCAACGCTCTCTCGCGCGCGGATGCGCCAGCTGATCGAACAGGGGCAGGTCTCGCGCGAGGAGAAGGCGGGCGCGCCGAAGCTCCTCACCGATCCCTCCTACCGCGTGAAGGCGGGCGAGCGCCTCTCCGTCTCGGTGCCGCCGCCGACGCCCGCAAAGCCCGCGGGACAGGCGATCCCGCTCGAAATCGTTTACGAGGATGCCGACCTCATCGTGGTGATGAAGCCGGCGGGGCTCGTCGTCCATCCCGCGCCCGGCAACCCGGACATGACGCTGGTGAACGCGCTGGTCGCGCATTGCGGCGAGACGCTTTCGGGCATCGGCGGCGAGAAGCGGCCGGGCATCGTCCACCGGCTCGACAAGGAGACGAGCGGGCTGATGGTCGTCGCGAAGACGGACCGCGCGCATCAGGGCCTCTCCGCGCAATTCGCCGCGCATGGCCGCGACGGCAAACTGACGCGCGCCTATACGGCGCTCACATGGGGCGTGCCGCAGACGCGCAAGGGAACAGTCGACGCGAACATCGCGCGCTCAAGCCATAACCGCTCGAAGATGGCGACGGTGCGCGACCGGGGCGAGGAAACCGGCGGCCGCATCGCCATCACGCATTATACGGTGAAGACGGATTATGCCGACGGGCTGGTGGCCGAAGTCGAATGCCGCCTCGAAACCGGCCGCACCCACCAGATCCGCGTTCACATGACGGCACTCGGCCACCCGCTGCTCGGCGACGCGACCTATGGCACGGGGATGAAAAGCCGCAAATCGAAACTCTCGCCGGAAGCGCAAGCCGCGCTGGAACGGCTGAACCGCCAGGCGCTGCACGCGCATCATCTGGGCTTTGAGCATCCGGTGGCAGGAGAGAAGATGAGCTTTGATGCTCCGTTGCCGGAGGATATGCAGGAGCTGGTGAGGGCGTTGGAGGGGGTGAGGGACGGTTTGCGCAGCAAATGA
- a CDS encoding phospholipase D family protein, giving the protein MTRPGFLPLIFGLSLLLAACASVRQDPSLAPGAALAKPEETALWHALVPPEEAARGHSGFFFLEGGLDAYETRLLAIESAARTIDLQYYIWDFDGSGRAISEALFRAAERGVHVRALVDGYLVDNDSEPLKQIVNHPNIDVRIYNAFRTSFWPRYLRYGELLIDFPRLNQRMHNKIIAVDNTVAIVGGRNVNDTYFALDGDHYFLDLDVVIAGPLTKDVSASFDAFWNSPYAVPVEHFVEDETIPFSFATVWNEIFAYDMEAFPLPRRLEVMELAEKYIALEKRFVWAPASLVLTAPGPVFQDIAVPPGQQIETAMLSHIASAEREVLIQNPYVMMTEPRAAVLADAQARGVRTILQTNSLASHDSALVHYGFVRDRKKFMGNGVALYELKPRPDNSRNMPGIGLTPEKTTLHSKTIVFDRRYVLVGSFNLDPRSIDYNSEIGILIESPKLASRVAGAIEVDLAPENSWRVVGDGEGGIVWLDETETPPLRLDTEPETSFVERIPVWLGYVLPIDHLL; this is encoded by the coding sequence ATGACGCGTCCCGGCTTTCTGCCGCTCATTTTCGGGCTTTCTCTGCTACTTGCCGCCTGCGCTTCCGTGCGGCAAGACCCGTCGCTTGCGCCCGGTGCCGCGCTGGCCAAGCCGGAGGAGACCGCGCTCTGGCATGCGCTGGTGCCGCCGGAGGAAGCCGCCCGGGGCCATTCCGGCTTCTTCTTCCTCGAAGGCGGGCTCGACGCCTATGAGACGCGCCTTCTCGCCATCGAATCGGCGGCGCGCACTATCGATCTTCAATATTACATCTGGGATTTCGACGGCAGCGGCCGCGCCATCAGCGAGGCGCTCTTTCGCGCGGCGGAGCGTGGCGTCCATGTCCGCGCGCTGGTCGATGGCTATCTGGTCGACAATGACTCCGAGCCGCTGAAGCAGATCGTCAATCATCCCAATATCGACGTGCGCATCTACAATGCCTTCCGCACCTCCTTCTGGCCGCGTTATCTGCGCTACGGCGAATTGCTGATCGACTTTCCGCGCCTCAATCAGCGCATGCACAACAAGATCATCGCGGTCGACAATACCGTCGCCATCGTCGGCGGGCGCAATGTGAACGACACTTATTTCGCGCTCGACGGGGATCATTATTTCCTCGACCTCGATGTCGTCATCGCCGGTCCGCTGACGAAGGACGTGTCCGCGAGCTTCGATGCCTTCTGGAACAGTCCCTATGCCGTTCCGGTCGAGCATTTCGTGGAAGACGAGACCATTCCCTTCAGCTTCGCCACTGTCTGGAACGAGATTTTCGCCTATGACATGGAGGCCTTTCCGTTGCCGCGCCGCCTCGAGGTCATGGAGCTGGCGGAAAAATATATCGCGCTGGAGAAGCGTTTCGTCTGGGCGCCCGCGTCGCTCGTGCTCACCGCGCCCGGTCCCGTCTTTCAGGATATCGCCGTGCCGCCCGGTCAGCAGATCGAAACCGCGATGCTCTCTCATATCGCCTCGGCGGAGCGGGAAGTCCTGATCCAGAACCCCTATGTGATGATGACGGAGCCCCGTGCCGCGGTGCTTGCCGATGCGCAGGCGCGCGGCGTGCGCACCATCCTTCAGACCAATTCGCTCGCCTCGCATGATTCCGCGCTCGTCCATTACGGTTTCGTGCGCGACAGGAAGAAGTTTATGGGGAACGGCGTCGCGCTTTACGAGCTGAAGCCCCGCCCGGATAACAGCAGGAACATGCCCGGCATCGGCCTCACGCCGGAAAAGACCACGCTCCACTCGAAGACCATCGTCTTCGACCGCCGCTATGTGTTGGTCGGCTCCTTCAATCTCGATCCCCGCTCCATCGACTACAACTCCGAAATCGGCATCCTGATCGAAAGCCCCAAGCTCGCCTCGCGCGTCGCCGGGGCCATCGAGGTCGATCTCGCGCCGGAGAACAGCTGGCGGGTGGTCGGGGACGGGGAGGGGGGTATCGTCTGGCTGGACGAGACCGAGACGCCGCCGCTCCGCCTCGACACCGAGCCGGAGACGAGCTTCGTCGAACGGATTCCCGTCTGGCTCGGCTATGTCCTGCCCATCGACCACCTGCTGTAA
- a CDS encoding DUF1134 domain-containing protein has product MKTTPSQVRSNETDVHAKAATAHADPRIWHMAAGALLFFALVFAAVPALAQTNQQPQSDTYKEGEIVKEAGDFFGAVSKGLADAVNTVFERYGEPNAYIKGEEASGAFVIGLRYGQGELVMKNGTRQRVYWQGPSAGWDFGGNAVKVFTLVYNLPNGETIYQRFPGVEGSAYLVGGIGINYQQRDDIVLAPMRSGVGLRLGASVGYLKYTKSREWLPF; this is encoded by the coding sequence ATGAAGACCACTCCAAGCCAGGTACGCTCCAACGAGACAGACGTCCACGCGAAAGCTGCCACAGCGCATGCCGACCCTCGCATCTGGCATATGGCCGCTGGCGCGCTTCTTTTTTTCGCTCTCGTCTTTGCCGCCGTCCCTGCTTTGGCGCAGACAAATCAGCAGCCGCAATCGGATACCTACAAGGAAGGGGAAATCGTCAAGGAAGCGGGCGACTTCTTCGGCGCCGTCTCCAAGGGTCTCGCCGATGCCGTAAACACCGTGTTTGAACGCTATGGCGAGCCCAATGCCTATATCAAGGGCGAGGAAGCGAGCGGTGCCTTCGTTATCGGCCTGCGCTATGGCCAGGGCGAGCTCGTGATGAAAAACGGTACGCGGCAGCGGGTTTACTGGCAGGGACCGAGTGCGGGCTGGGATTTCGGCGGCAATGCGGTCAAGGTTTTCACCCTCGTCTACAATCTGCCCAACGGCGAAACGATCTATCAGCGATTCCCCGGCGTCGAGGGCAGCGCCTATCTGGTGGGCGGCATCGGCATCAACTACCAGCAGCGCGACGACATAGTGCTTGCCCCCATGCGATCGGGCGTCGGCCTCCGCCTCGGCGCCTCGGTCGGCTACCTGAAATATACGAAGAGCCGCGAGTGGTTGCCCTTCTGA
- the rpoH gene encoding RNA polymerase sigma factor RpoH: MAEAKTEKTAGKAAEKAPKAPRALVKAPGTRLAPAPNPEGSLSRYLQEIRKFPMLEPQEEYMLAKRWREHEDTEAAHQLVTSHLRLVAKIAMGYRGYGLPIGEVISEGNVGLMQAVKRFEPERGFRLATYAMWWIRASIQEYILRSWSLVKMGTTAAQKKLFFNLRKVKGQIQAIEEGDLHPEQVKVISDRLGVTEDEVISMNRRLSGPDNSLNAPLRQDSEGGEWQDWLVDDTADQEATLGEAEELDQRREMLAAAMATLNEREMHILTERRLKDEPATLEDLSQEYGISRERVRQIEVRAFEKLQKAMKNAMRADADARRDALAGV; the protein is encoded by the coding sequence ATGGCCGAGGCCAAGACAGAGAAAACAGCAGGCAAGGCCGCCGAAAAGGCGCCCAAGGCGCCGAGGGCGCTGGTGAAGGCGCCGGGGACGCGGCTCGCGCCCGCGCCTAACCCGGAGGGCTCGCTGTCGCGCTACCTGCAGGAAATCCGCAAGTTTCCGATGCTGGAGCCGCAGGAGGAATACATGCTCGCCAAACGCTGGCGGGAGCATGAGGACACCGAGGCGGCGCACCAGCTTGTGACGTCGCATCTCCGCCTCGTGGCGAAGATCGCCATGGGCTATCGCGGCTATGGGCTGCCGATCGGCGAGGTGATCTCGGAAGGCAATGTGGGCCTGATGCAGGCGGTGAAGCGCTTCGAGCCGGAGCGCGGCTTCCGGCTTGCGACCTATGCCATGTGGTGGATCCGCGCCTCGATCCAGGAATATATCCTGCGGTCATGGTCGCTCGTGAAAATGGGCACGACCGCGGCGCAGAAGAAGCTCTTCTTCAATCTCCGCAAGGTGAAGGGCCAGATCCAGGCGATCGAGGAAGGCGACCTCCACCCCGAACAGGTGAAGGTGATTTCCGACCGGCTCGGCGTGACCGAGGACGAGGTGATCTCGATGAACCGGCGGCTTTCCGGCCCCGACAATTCGCTGAACGCACCCTTGCGGCAGGACTCGGAAGGCGGCGAGTGGCAGGACTGGCTGGTGGACGACACCGCCGATCAGGAAGCGACGCTGGGCGAGGCCGAGGAGCTGGACCAGCGCCGCGAAATGCTGGCCGCCGCCATGGCGACGCTGAACGAGCGCGAGATGCACATTCTGACGGAGCGCAGGCTGAAGGACGAGCCGGCGACGCTGGAAGACCTCAGCCAGGAATATGGCATCAGCCGAGAGCGCGTGCGCCAGATCGAGGTGCGCGCCTTCGAGAAGCTGCAGAAAGCCATGAAAAACGCCATGCGCGCCGATGCGGACGCAAGGCGGGACGCGCTGGCCGGCGTGTGA